AGATACCCGATTACCATGTCGCCCGTACCCGCCCTTTGGGATACAACAATGAGGTTACCGATTTTCTGATGGAAAGCGGTCTTTGGGAACTTGCCGATCTGAACATCCGAGAAGTCTATTATTATGTCATTGACCAAAAAGGCAACCGCAAGGATTTTTGTGCCGCAGGTTGGATGAACGAAAATGGAGGTTGGGAAGTGCGCGCCCAAAATTATACGGGCTGTATCGGTACAAAAGGAATGACCTTTATTTCGGCGAGTGAAACCGTGCTTGCCATATTCCCCGAATATGTGGACTATCTGAAAAGACGGAATGACAAGCATCTGCACTACGCATCGGTACTGATATTAAATCATCCCGATTTTTTGTCTGCGGCTCTGAAACGTGCAAGCCATTTTGAAAAGGTACTGCTTTATATCGATGAAACGAGGAACGGCTACCAATCGGCAACGGAAGCATTCACGGAAAAACTACCGCACACCGAAGTTATATCCCTTTAATTATCCAATCCACCTGCTTATGTCAAAATATGTAAACGTGGACGATCTCCGAGAAATCCCAATTTCGGACTTCCTGGCTCGGCTCGGTCACCATCCGGCACGAAAATCCGGCAAGGAACTTTTCTACCACAGTATGTTAAGGGAGACCAAGCAAGATACGCCATCCCTCACGGTTTGGGATGAGGGTGGCAAATGGATCGACCGAGGTGGCCCGAACTCGACAGGCATACAGGGCGGTAGTATCGTACAGCTCGGCCTTGCCTATTGGCCACAGCTTTCCTTTGTCGAAGTACTCAACAAAATAAAGGACACCTGCGATATGCAGGTGTCCATGATACCAGCCTATAAACCCGTCCGATCTCCTACGGAACAGGAACAAAAAGGCTACACCTTTGAACTTGTCCGAACGCAACCCATCGGCAGAAACTTTGTCCTGACCAAATACCTTGAAGCACGTGGGATATTGGACGTTGCAAATGGACACCTGCATGAAATCTATTACAGAAACCGTCTTGACAACGAAAATAAAAGCATTTTCTACGCCATTGGCTGGAAGAACGATTTGGGGAATTGGGAATTTAGCAATGCCAAAGGCTTCAAGAGCAGTATCGGTAAAAAGGGAATTTCTGTTA
The Sphingobacterium spiritivorum genome window above contains:
- a CDS encoding toprim domain-containing protein; the protein is MSKYVNVDDLREIPISDFLARLGHHPARKSGKELFYHSMLRETKQDTPSLTVWDEGGKWIDRGGPNSTGIQGGSIVQLGLAYWPQLSFVEVLNKIKDTCDMQVSMIPAYKPVRSPTEQEQKGYTFELVRTQPIGRNFVLTKYLEARGILDVANGHLHEIYYRNRLDNENKSIFYAIGWKNDLGNWEFSNAKGFKSSIGKKGISVIPGNPSHAVLFEGYMDYLSWLKVNRPDPTPTAIVLNSIVQLKNAIERVKGIPIVDVYFDNDDPGRNCTQRLIEAVPQAKDRSGVYQGYKDYNDMLRDAINEHEIQHQRAGPKR